In Populus alba chromosome 1, ASM523922v2, whole genome shotgun sequence, a single window of DNA contains:
- the LOC118038208 gene encoding signaling peptide TAXIMIN 2-like: MDDCRPLGFLIGLPFALIALVLSLIGAVVWVIGSVLSCLCPCCICCAGLANLAVSLVKLPVNIIRWFIDLIPC; encoded by the exons ATGGATGATTGCAGGCCTTTAGGTTTCTTGATTGGATTGCCCTTTGCTCTTATTGCTTTGGTTTTGTCCCTCATCGGAGCTGTTGTTTGGGTTATCGG TTCTGTGCTGAGTTGCCTCTGCCCTTGTTGCATTTGTTGTGCTGGACTCGCAAATCTTGCAGTGAGCCTGGTGAAGTTGCCTGTGAATATCATTCGATGGTTTATTGATCTGATTCCTTGTTGA